The following are from one region of the Candidatus Rokuibacteriota bacterium genome:
- the acs gene encoding acetate--CoA ligase produces the protein MATKAAGGGTPIEVLLKEKRKFAPPKEFAKRANARSASIYAQAAKNPVKFWEGFARELDWFKPWKKGLEWKAPYAKWFVGGKLNVSYNCLDRHINTARRTKAALIWEGEPGDTRTLTYWDLYREVNHFASALRRAGVKRGDRVTIYMPMVPETAIAMLACTRIGAPHSVIFGGFAPDAIRERIHDAQSTVLLTADGGWRRGGIVPLKKNVDEALKECPDVGTVVVLKRTGQPVDMQAGRDVWWEDFVKGADAYCAPEKMDAEDMLYLLYTSGSTGKPKGIQHTTGGYLTGVYATTKWVFDLHDTDVFWCTADIGWVTGHSYVVYGPLANGTTTVMYEGTPDTPDKDRFWRIIEKHGITICYTAPTAIRTFMRWGDQYPGRCDLSSLRLLGSVGEPINPEAWVWYWKVIGGGRCPVVDTWWQTETGQILITPLPGLTTLKPGSATRPFPGIVAEVVDDKGLPAKAGYLVLKKPWPGMLRGIYRDPERYQAQYWSRYPGIYFTGDGAKVDEDGYFWLLGRVDDVMNVSGHRVSTMEVESALVDHPLVAEAAVIGRPHEIKGQAIAAFVTIKDGATGTKELMEELKGHVTKKIGALARPDDLIFASDLPKTRSGKIMRRLLRDIAEGKALGDTTTLADPAVVAKLKDQYGEEE, from the coding sequence TCCTCCTGAAAGAGAAGCGCAAGTTCGCGCCACCGAAGGAGTTCGCCAAGCGGGCCAACGCCAGGAGCGCCTCGATCTACGCCCAGGCCGCGAAGAACCCGGTCAAGTTCTGGGAAGGGTTCGCCCGGGAACTCGACTGGTTCAAGCCGTGGAAGAAGGGGCTCGAGTGGAAGGCGCCCTACGCCAAGTGGTTCGTCGGCGGCAAGCTCAACGTCTCCTACAACTGCCTCGACCGCCACATTAACACTGCCCGGCGCACCAAGGCCGCCCTTATCTGGGAAGGCGAGCCGGGCGACACCCGGACGTTGACCTACTGGGATCTCTACCGCGAGGTCAACCACTTCGCCAGCGCGCTCAGGCGGGCCGGCGTCAAGCGGGGCGACCGCGTCACCATCTATATGCCCATGGTCCCGGAGACGGCGATCGCCATGCTGGCCTGCACGCGGATCGGTGCCCCTCACAGCGTCATCTTCGGGGGCTTCGCGCCGGACGCGATCCGCGAGCGGATCCACGACGCCCAGTCGACGGTGCTGCTCACGGCGGACGGCGGCTGGCGGCGCGGCGGCATCGTGCCGCTCAAGAAGAACGTCGACGAGGCACTCAAGGAGTGCCCCGACGTCGGGACCGTGGTCGTGCTCAAGCGCACCGGCCAGCCGGTCGACATGCAGGCCGGCCGCGACGTCTGGTGGGAGGACTTCGTCAAGGGGGCGGACGCCTACTGCGCGCCCGAGAAGATGGATGCCGAGGACATGCTCTACTTGCTCTACACCTCGGGTTCGACGGGCAAGCCCAAGGGCATCCAGCACACCACCGGAGGCTATCTCACCGGGGTCTACGCCACGACCAAGTGGGTCTTCGACCTGCACGACACCGACGTCTTCTGGTGTACGGCCGACATCGGCTGGGTCACGGGCCACTCCTACGTCGTCTACGGCCCGCTCGCCAACGGCACGACCACGGTCATGTACGAAGGGACGCCGGACACGCCCGACAAGGACCGCTTCTGGCGCATCATCGAGAAGCACGGCATCACCATCTGCTACACGGCGCCGACGGCCATCCGTACCTTCATGCGCTGGGGCGACCAGTATCCGGGTCGCTGCGACCTGTCGAGCCTGCGGCTGCTCGGCTCGGTCGGTGAGCCCATCAACCCCGAGGCCTGGGTCTGGTACTGGAAGGTGATCGGCGGTGGCCGCTGCCCCGTCGTGGACACCTGGTGGCAGACGGAGACCGGGCAGATCCTCATCACTCCGCTGCCGGGCCTGACCACGCTCAAGCCGGGCTCGGCGACCAGGCCCTTTCCCGGCATCGTGGCCGAGGTGGTCGACGACAAGGGCCTACCCGCCAAGGCCGGCTACCTCGTGCTCAAGAAGCCATGGCCCGGCATGCTCCGCGGCATCTACCGCGACCCGGAGCGCTACCAAGCGCAGTACTGGAGCCGCTACCCTGGCATCTATTTCACGGGTGATGGCGCCAAGGTCGACGAGGACGGCTACTTCTGGCTCCTCGGCCGCGTGGACGATGTGATGAACGTCTCGGGCCACCGCGTCTCGACCATGGAGGTCGAGTCGGCGCTGGTGGACCACCCGCTGGTGGCCGAGGCCGCCGTCATCGGCCGCCCGCACGAGATCAAGGGGCAGGCCATCGCCGCCTTCGTCACCATCAAGGACGGCGCGACGGGCACGAAGGAGCTGATGGAGGAGCTCAAGGGGCACGTGACCAAGAAGATCGGCGCGCTGGCGCGCCCCGACGACCTCATCTTCGCCTCCGATCTGCCGAAGACCCGCAGCGGGAAGATCATGCGCCGGCTCCTGCGTGACATTGCCGAGGGCAAGGCGCTCGGCGACACGACCACGCTGGCCGATCCCGCCGTGGTGGCCAAGCTCAAAGACCAGTACGGCGAGGAAGAGTAG
- a CDS encoding TraR/DksA C4-type zinc finger protein encodes MEDVKKKLEAELNRTVERIRHMGGTAMSVQTMNALGDTSQLADEVDVIQINEDREMSFATRSLLVERANRLAEALERLRDGEYGVCQECDEAIAPARLKAMPEVMTCVRCQDRLERMTRHRALVGAGVDEDEPEDD; translated from the coding sequence ATGGAAGACGTCAAGAAGAAGCTGGAAGCGGAACTGAACCGGACGGTCGAGCGCATCCGCCACATGGGCGGGACGGCGATGTCCGTGCAGACCATGAACGCGCTGGGCGACACGAGCCAGCTGGCCGACGAGGTCGACGTGATCCAGATCAACGAGGATCGCGAAATGAGCTTCGCCACGCGGAGCCTGCTCGTGGAGCGCGCCAACCGCCTGGCCGAGGCGCTCGAGCGGTTGCGGGACGGCGAGTACGGCGTCTGCCAGGAGTGCGACGAGGCCATCGCGCCCGCCCGCCTCAAGGCCATGCCCGAGGTGATGACCTGCGTGCGCTGCCAGGACCGCCTCGAGCGAATGACGCGTCACAGGGCGCTCGTCGGCGCGGGCGTTGACGAGGACGAGCCCGAGGACGACTAA